A genomic segment from Tessaracoccus defluvii encodes:
- a CDS encoding heavy-metal-associated domain-containing protein yields MSTIDTTATHTTLRAEGFSCPSCVEKIEARVGRMDGVSAVKVHFASGRIEVDHDPARSSVEDLVAAVAKAGYTAAPSAF; encoded by the coding sequence ATGTCCACCATCGACACCACCGCCACCCACACCACCCTCCGCGCCGAGGGCTTCTCCTGCCCGTCGTGCGTCGAGAAGATCGAGGCCCGCGTCGGCCGCATGGACGGCGTCAGCGCCGTCAAGGTCCACTTCGCGTCGGGCCGCATCGAGGTCGACCACGACCCGGCCCGCTCCTCCGTCGAGGATCTCGTCGCCGCCGTCGCCAAGGCCGGCTACACCGCCGCACCGTCGGCGTTCTGA
- a CDS encoding Crp/Fnr family transcriptional regulator, producing MADDDLCVTRVPIFRGLTRAEQLRVAKFARPMQVSRGDTVQLPGQPTSRLLVMHSGRLKVSHESLNGQEQILRTVTDGDVVGERAFLTGHRPCDLVVALEDSRMCVFDHADLAALLRDYPDISQRMLRTLSDRLSSVERLLAAVTSSDVTARVAAYLLDLPGTFVDGAVDVELPMAKQEVARYLGTTPETLSRRLAALAAAGTIGLVGRRGIRILDADALEEAATPG from the coding sequence ATGGCAGACGACGACCTGTGTGTCACCCGCGTCCCGATCTTCCGCGGCCTCACCCGCGCCGAGCAGCTGCGCGTCGCCAAGTTCGCGCGGCCCATGCAGGTGAGCCGCGGCGACACCGTCCAGCTGCCCGGCCAGCCCACCTCCCGCCTCCTCGTCATGCACAGCGGCCGCCTCAAGGTCAGCCACGAGTCCCTCAACGGTCAGGAGCAGATCCTGCGCACCGTCACCGACGGCGACGTCGTCGGCGAGCGCGCCTTCCTCACCGGGCATCGGCCCTGCGACCTCGTCGTCGCCCTCGAGGACAGCCGCATGTGTGTCTTCGACCACGCCGACCTGGCCGCCCTGCTCCGCGACTACCCCGACATCAGCCAGCGGATGCTGCGCACCCTCTCCGACCGGCTCTCCTCCGTCGAGCGGCTGCTCGCCGCGGTCACCTCCAGCGACGTCACGGCCCGCGTCGCGGCCTATCTGCTCGACCTGCCCGGAACCTTCGTCGACGGCGCCGTCGACGTGGAGCTGCCCATGGCCAAGCAGGAGGTCGCCCGCTACCTGGGCACGACGCCCGAGACACTCAGCCGGCGCCTCGCGGCGCTGGCCGCGGCGGGAACGATCGGACTCGTCGGACGGCGTGGAATCCGCATCCTCGACGCCGATGCGCTCGAGGAGGCCGCGACCCCCGGATGA
- a CDS encoding DUF485 domain-containing protein, with the protein MTQERDHEPDSRADKSKTPSDLPTTTPAQPEPRQKTPSAEPTTSEFVAAAATPEYAKLRHAFRSFAFPMTIAGLTSYFVYVVLSIYATDAMATPLFGSLNVGMTLGLAQFAVTYVWTALYVRYATRRLDPIAADLKARLVGEEPA; encoded by the coding sequence ATGACGCAAGAACGTGACCACGAGCCCGATTCCCGGGCCGACAAGTCAAAGACACCGTCCGACCTGCCCACTACGACCCCGGCCCAGCCGGAACCGCGCCAGAAGACCCCGTCCGCGGAGCCGACGACGAGCGAGTTCGTCGCCGCCGCGGCGACGCCGGAATACGCAAAGCTGCGCCACGCATTCCGTTCATTCGCCTTCCCGATGACCATTGCTGGGCTGACTTCGTATTTCGTCTACGTGGTGCTGTCCATCTATGCCACTGACGCCATGGCAACCCCGCTATTTGGATCCCTGAACGTCGGAATGACGCTCGGTCTCGCCCAGTTCGCCGTCACGTATGTGTGGACTGCCCTCTACGTCCGCTACGCCACCCGTCGTCTCGACCCCATCGCCGCCGACCTCAAGGCCCGTCTCGTCGGGGAGGAGCCCGCATGA